One window from the genome of Crassostrea angulata isolate pt1a10 chromosome 2, ASM2561291v2, whole genome shotgun sequence encodes:
- the LOC128170893 gene encoding uncharacterized protein LOC128170893, translating to MPGEIEIEHNDSKIRHMYETVLDHRHGWNKAMTTYLICRINSEDTPLIIQNAHGNKHAEELLLDELNQRDKSLLTTITIYTNNSPCSNKGHDCARQLIKFLNENTHVIMVFYVTNLYKIRRVSCKSEEHYSLVSQADFKANNTGLKDMMTHGRCVVSAFNYAVWFELLNIAPVSDVFKSQLLARYRTILDTNDRSREEEDNRIRSDLAYIR from the exons ATGCCTGGCGAAATAGAAATAG AACACAATGATTCCAAGATACGGCATATGTATGAGACAGTTCTGGATCACCGACACGGATGGAACAAGGCCATGACAACATATCTAATCTGCAGGATCAATTCTGAAGACACCCCTTTGATAATACAAAACGCACATGGCAACAAACATGCAGAGGAACTATTGCTAGATGAACTGAATCAAAGGGATAAATCGTTGTTGACCACAATAACCATATATACAAATAATTCTCCTTGCTCAAACAAGGGTCACGACTGCGCCAGGCAGTTGATCAAGTTTCTCAATGAAAACACTCAcgttattatggtattttatgtCACAAATTTGTACAAGATACGAAGGGTGTCTTGCAAAAGTGAAGAGCATTATTCACTTGTTTCCCAAGCCGACTTTAAAGCTAACAATACTGGGCTAAAAGACATGATGACGCACGGCCGCTGCGTGGTCAGTGCATTCAATTACGCTGTTTGGTTTGAGTTGTTAAACATTGCGCCTGTTTCAGATGTATTCAAGTCGCAACTTCTAGCAAGATACAGAACTATATTGGACACGAATGACAGAAGTCGAGAAGAAGAGGATAATCGTATTAGATCAGATTTGGCGTATATTAGATAA